From a single Scomber japonicus isolate fScoJap1 chromosome 12, fScoJap1.pri, whole genome shotgun sequence genomic region:
- the LOC128369815 gene encoding tripartite motif-containing protein 16-like: MAQKEDHLDQETFSCSICLDLLNDPVTVPCGHSYCMSCIKGFWDREDQMKIYSCPQCRQIFRPKPVLVKNTMFAALVEQLKKTGLQAAPADLCYAGPEDVACDVCTGRKRKAFKSCLTCLASYCENHLQHHYDAAPLKKHKLMEPSKKLQENICSRHDEVMKMFCRTDQQIICYLCSVDEHKGHDTVSAAAERTERQRELEVSRLNIQQRIQDREKDVKLLQQEVEAVSRSADKVVEDNEKISTQLIRLIQKRSSDVKQQIRSQQETEVSGVKELQEKLQQEITELKRKDAELKQLSHTEDHNQFLHNYPSVSQLSEPTDSSSINIRPLSYFEDVTAAVSELRDKLQDILKEEWTNISLTETEVDVLLPEPEPEPEPKTTAEFLKYSCEIILDPNTANSRLVLSEGNRKAVVKSQKQCYSNNPDRFIECTQVLSKESLTGRCYWEVEWGGEGVEVAVAYKNISRDGDMCESGFGGNDQSWMLCCDSDGLEFWFDCKSTALSGPLPSRIGVYLDHSAGILSFYSISETMTLLHRIQTTFTQPLYAGLGLHYNGDKAELCKLK; encoded by the coding sequence atggcgcagaaagAAGATCATCTGGACCAGGAAACCTTTTCTTGTTCAAtttgtctggatctactgaacgATCCGGTGACCGTTCcttgtggacacagctactgtatgagctgtattaaggGATTCTGGGATAGAGAAGATCAGatgaagatctacagctgccctcagtgcagacagatcttcagacCGAAGCCTGTCCTggtgaaaaacaccatgtttgcagctttagtggagcagctgaagaagactggactccaagctgctcctgctgatctctgctatgctggacctgaagatgtggcctgtgatgtctgcactgggaggaagaggaaagccttcaagtcctgtctgactTGTCTGGcttcttactgtgagaatcacctccagcatCATTATGATGCAGctccattaaagaaacacaagctgatggagccctccaagaagctccaggagaacatctgctctcgtcatgatgaggtgatgaagatgttctgtcgtACTGATCAACAGATAATCTGTTATCTTtgctctgtggatgaacataaaggccacgacacagtctcagctgcagcagaaaggactgagaggcagagagagcttgaggtgagtcgactaaacatccagcagagaatccaggacagagagaaagatgtgaagctgcttcaacaggaggtggaggccgtcagtcgctctgctgataaagtaGTGGAAGACAATGAGAAGATCtccactcagctgatccgtctcatccagaaaagaagctctgatgtgaagcagcagatcagatcccagcaggaaactgaagtgagtggagtcaaagagcttcaggagaagctgcagcaggagatcactgagctgaagaggaaagacgctgaactgaagcagctctcacacacagaggatcacaaccagtttctacacaactacccctcagtgtcacaactcagtgaacctacagactcatccagcatcaatatccgtcctctgagctactttgaggatgtgacagcagctgtgtcagagctcagagataaactacaggacatcctgaaggaggaatggacaaacatctcactgacagagacagaagtggacgttttactgccagaaccagaaccagaaccagagcccaagaccacagctgagttcttaaaatattcatgtgaaatcattctggatccaaacacagcaaactcaCGGCTggtattatctgaggggaacagaaaagcagtAGTAAAGAGCCAAAAACAGTGTTATTCTAATAATCCAGACAGATTCATTGAATGTACTCAGGTCCTGAGCaaagagagtctgactggacgttgttactgggaggtggagtggggaGGGGAAGGAGTTGAAGTCGCTGTCGCATACAAAAATATCAGCAGAGATGGAGACATGTGTGAAAGTGGATTTGGAGGCAATGACCAATCTTGGATGTTATGTTGTGACAGTGACGGTTTGGAATTTTGGTTCGACTGTAAAAGCACAGCTCTCTCAGGTCCTCTGCCCTCCAGaatcggagtgtacctggatcacagtgcaggtattctgtccttctacagcatctctgaaaccatgactctcctccacagaatccagaccacattcactcagcctctctatgctggacttggGCTTCATTATAATGGAGACaaagctgagttgtgtaaactcAAATAG